Part of the Pedobacter roseus genome is shown below.
TTGGCCATGGTTTGGGAAGAGACATGCACGAAGATCCGCAAGTGCCTAACTATGGCCGTAAAGGCACGGGTATGTTATTGAGAGAAAATCTGGTAATGGCTATCGAACCGATGATTAATATGGGTAAAAAAGAAGTGTTCCTGGATGATGATGGCTGGACAATCAGAACTGCAGATGGCAGTCCTTCAGTGCATTTCGAGCATGATGTATGTGTTAAAAAGGGCGAGGCATTAATTCTTTCTAACTACGCGCCAATAGAGGAAGCGGAGAAGAAGAATATTAACCTGAATACTTCATATTACGCGTAATAACATAGAGGAAAGTGCAGAGGGCATAACATTATGTTCAAGTAGTTGATGGTTTATAGATGATGATGTAATCTATAAACCATCAATCAAGGCGCCATACGCCCAACGCCACCCGCTTATACCAATACTGCAGCCTTCTCTGCCCCATCACCTGCTAACAAAGCTTTAACCGTCCCCAGGGTTGATTCAGCGATTTCAGTTAATGCTTCCTGAGTAAAAAAGGCCTGATGTCCCGTAACTAATACGTTCGGGAAACTGATCAACCGCTGAATATCGTCATCCCCGATAATACTGGTAGAAAGGTCTTTAAAAAACAGTTTTTCTTCCTGCTCATATACATCAATGCCCAATGCCGCAACCTGCCCCGTTTTTAGTGCATCAATTACTTCGCGTGTGTGGATCAATCCCCACGACTCGTATTGATTAATGTAACTCCCTTTTTCATCGAAGATAAACTGGCAGCCCCGACCAAGTAATGGTTCTCTGGTGTAAGCGGACAGTGCAGTGAAATGATATCTGCATCTTTAATTACTTCATGAAAAGGAAGGTATTTTACCCCTGCATTTTGTAATTGTTCATTCTCGAAAGGATCGTAAGCCAGTACCTGACAACCAAAGCCCAGCATGATTTTACAAAAAGCTGCCCCAATTTTACCGGTGCCGATTACCCCTACTGTTTTACCAAAAAGATTGAAGCCCATTAAGCCGGAAAGCGAAAAATTCTGCTCGCGTACCCGGTTATAAGCTTTATGTGTTTTACGGTTTAGCGTAAGCAACATTGCCGCAGCATGTTCAGCAACGGCCTGTGGCGAATAAGCCGGAACACGGCAAACGCGGATATTGTACCGCTTTGCGGCTTCCAGATCTACGTTATTGAAACCTGCACAACGCAGTGCAATAATCTTTACTCCTTTTTGCGCCAGTACGGCAATCACCTCAGCAGTTAATTTATCGTTTACAAATACACAAACAGCATCTGTGCCCGGTTGTATGGCATCGGCAATGTGAGGGCCTAAATGGGTTTCCCAAAATTCCAGTTCAAAATCATAACGTTTATTACAATCCTCAAAAAATTGCCTGTCGTAGGGCTTGGCAGAAAAAAATACAATCTTCATTATGGTAAAAATACGATTAGTTTGTTAGTTAAACCGGTTAATCGGTTAATTGTTGAAATCGGTTAACTGACTTTCAACTCCACACTGGTTCATTGTTAATTGACTTTGGACTCCAGACTCTGGACTATGGACTGGTTAATCGGTTAACTAACTCTCAACTCCAAATTCCAAACTGGTTCAATGTTAATTGACTTTGGACTCCAGACTTAGCACTATGGACTTCAAACTCCCGGCTCCCCATAAGCCATCTTCCATTACATATCTTACACCATACTTCATTGGTAACATGTTGATTACGCTCCATGCGATTAGCTAACTGCTCCGTATTTTTATGGCACACACAAATAATTCATGAGGGTATTTACTAAATCGTTTTGCTTACTCCTGCTCTTAGCGGGTATTTTTATAAACAGTTACGCACAGAATTATACTGTAAAAGGTATTGTTCTGGATGCTGCAGGCTTGCCGCTGCCTGGTGCGGTGGTGCGGATAAAATCAGGCAACGATAGTGTTGGGACTTCAGCCAATCCAGATGGCACCTTTATTTTGAGTAAAATCAGGTCTAAGCAATTTACCCTTTCTGCTGCATTTATCGGCTACGATACTTTTATTAAACAATACCTTATCGAAAAAGGTGCACTACTGAATATTACCGACATTAAACTTAAGCCTTCTTCCAATACGCTCGATGGTGTGGTAATTTCAGGTGTTCCACCAGTAAAAGTAACAGAAGATACGGTGAGTTTTAACGCAAAGGCTTTTCCTGTAAGAGATGGTGATGCGGTAGATGAAGTGCTGAAAAAACTACCGGGCATCAAGGTAGATAAAGATGGTAATGTAACCAGTCAGGGCGCACCTGTAACCAAAATACGTGTAAATGGAAAGGATTTTTTTGGAACTGATGTAGCAACAGCAATTAAAAACCTGCCTGCCGATATCATCAAAAACCTACAGTTCATCGACGATTATGGCGATCAGGCAAAACTCACCGGTATTAAAACCGGAGAACCGGAAAAGGTACTGAACCTGACCATTGAAGAAGATAAAAAGAAAGGATATTTTGCCCGTGCATCAGCAGGGGTTGGCAATTCAGACCGTTACAACACCAGCATTAGGGGAAACAGCATGAAAGGCGAACGGCAATTTTCTTTTGACGGCACATCGGCCAATGCCAATATGCGTGGCGGCGGTGGCGACGGCATCAATACCAGAAATGCCTTAGGTTTGAACTACAAAAATGAGTTCAGCACTAAACTCTCAGCTGATGCGGCCTACAATTTTAACAACAATAAAAACAATACCATCAGCTCTACCTATACACAGAGTGTTTTACAGGATGCAGGTCAAAATCCCATAAACCGGCTAGAAAATGCCAACAGCAATAGCAGAAGTAATAATAATAACCATTGGTTTGGAGGCAACCTGGAATACAAAATTGATACGATGAACTACCTGAAGATTTCGCCGAATTTCTCTTACAGCAACAATAGCGGAAACAGTGCGGGGGGCTCGGAGATCACTCAGGATACGCTTGCTACCAACAGGCAGAGTACAAACTTTAATACATCTAAAAATATCAATGCACGGACTAATTTCTTTTTTAATCATAAATTTGAGAAAAAGGGCCGTAATATTACTTCATGGGGAAGCATCAACTATTCAAACGGGGAAAATTATAAGGATGTATATAACAAGTACATCAATACGCACAATAATGCGGCAGATTCGGTTTTACAAAACCAGCTGAACAACCAGGATAGCCGAAATTTCGGATTAAATGCAGGTGTTTCGTACATGGAACCGATCTGGAAAAAGACTTTTCTGGAGGTAAACTATAACTGGAACCGTTCATCAACAAACAATTCGCGTGATGCTTATGATGTGGCAGGTGGCAATCAGGTATTTAATCCCAACCTGAGTAATGTTTACGATTATCAGTTTATTACTAATAAAGTCGGCTTAAATTACCGTTACATTGGCGAGAAACTCAACTATACCCTCGGCCTTAATGTACAACCGGCCATATTACGTGGAGAAAACCTGAGTAACAACATCCAAACGGTTAACCGTACTTTTAACTTTATTCCTTCGGGCCGTTTCTCATATAAATTTTCTAACCAGGAATCATTCGACATCAATTATTGGGGACGGAACAACCAACCTGGCTTTTTACAGTTGCAGCCGATATCAGATAATTCGAACCTGCAGAATGTAGTTACTGGAAACCCAAACCTGAAGCCCGAATTTATCCAAAGTCTTAATGCGCATTACAAACAGGCCGATTGGAACGCAGGGAAAGTCATCCAGGCGAATTTTAAATATGAGCGTACAAACGACAGGATTGTAACCACAAAACAGCGTGTGCCCGGAACGGTTAACCAGCTTACCAGCTACATTAATGCGGATGGTTATTACACCCTTCAGGGCGATTATAACATTAGCAAACCGCTTTCTGCAGAGCGGAAATTCACCATTGGCTATTCGGGTTCCGGACAGCTGAACAATAACATTACTTTTACAGATGACAGCCGGATTGAAGCGCAAAACTTATCGTGGCGCCAGGAACTGGAGTTTCGGGTAGATTTAAAAGATATTGTCAATTTTCAGGTAGAAACCTCTTACTCACAAAACCTCACCAATTACTCGAGCGATAGTTTTGCAGACCGCCAATCGAACCGCTTTGAGTGTGGCATAGAAGGCCGTAACTACTTTTTCAAAGACCTTACTTTAGGTTATGATTTTACCAAACAGGTTAACTCC
Proteins encoded:
- a CDS encoding NAD(P)-dependent oxidoreductase produces the protein MIHTREVIDALKTGQVAALGIDVYEQEEKLFFKDLSTSIIGDDDIQRLISFPNVLVTGHQAFFTQEALTEIAESTLGTVKALLAGDGAEKAAVLV
- a CDS encoding outer membrane beta-barrel protein → MRVFTKSFCLLLLLAGIFINSYAQNYTVKGIVLDAAGLPLPGAVVRIKSGNDSVGTSANPDGTFILSKIRSKQFTLSAAFIGYDTFIKQYLIEKGALLNITDIKLKPSSNTLDGVVISGVPPVKVTEDTVSFNAKAFPVRDGDAVDEVLKKLPGIKVDKDGNVTSQGAPVTKIRVNGKDFFGTDVATAIKNLPADIIKNLQFIDDYGDQAKLTGIKTGEPEKVLNLTIEEDKKKGYFARASAGVGNSDRYNTSIRGNSMKGERQFSFDGTSANANMRGGGGDGINTRNALGLNYKNEFSTKLSADAAYNFNNNKNNTISSTYTQSVLQDAGQNPINRLENANSNSRSNNNNHWFGGNLEYKIDTMNYLKISPNFSYSNNSGNSAGGSEITQDTLATNRQSTNFNTSKNINARTNFFFNHKFEKKGRNITSWGSINYSNGENYKDVYNKYINTHNNAADSVLQNQLNNQDSRNFGLNAGVSYMEPIWKKTFLEVNYNWNRSSTNNSRDAYDVAGGNQVFNPNLSNVYDYQFITNKVGLNYRYIGEKLNYTLGLNVQPAILRGENLSNNIQTVNRTFNFIPSGRFSYKFSNQESFDINYWGRNNQPGFLQLQPISDNSNLQNVVTGNPNLKPEFIQSLNAHYKQADWNAGKVIQANFKYERTNDRIVTTKQRVPGTVNQLTSYINADGYYTLQGDYNISKPLSAERKFTIGYSGSGQLNNNITFTDDSRIEAQNLSWRQELEFRVDLKDIVNFQVETSYSQNLTNYSSDSFADRQSNRFECGIEGRNYFFKDLTLGYDFTKQVNSGFDNGAVRNPTLLRLSMEYKFMKNDMAAIRVEGFDLFDQNSGISRDVFDNVIVDRQVNRLGRYFMLSLIYRVRKFGG
- a CDS encoding 2-hydroxyacid dehydrogenase produces the protein MKIVFFSAKPYDRQFFEDCNKRYDFELEFWETHLGPHIADAIQPGTDAVCVFVNDKLTAEVIAVLAQKGVKIIALRCAGFNNVDLEAAKRYNIRVCRVPAYSPQAVAEHAAAMLLTLNRKTHKAYNRVREQNFSLSGLMGFNLFGKTVGVIGTGKIGAAFCKIMLGFGCQVLAYDPFENEQLQNAGVKYLPFHEVIKDADIISLHCPLTPENHYLVGAASLSSMKKGVTLINTSRGD